Proteins encoded within one genomic window of Rhinolophus sinicus isolate RSC01 linkage group LG14, ASM3656204v1, whole genome shotgun sequence:
- the CD160 gene encoding CD160 antigen, whose translation MAPGRGCFGLAILLAIVDIQLGGCMTIHSSFSQEGKRLSFICTLWHKKEEAEGVIVFFCKDKSGGCSPENSLEQLRLKRDPGTDGINETSSRLVLTIDQVMPSDSGTYQCCAISQKTDIRLQGHFFSVSVTETGNYTVMGPKQTGHHEFSHSKGAFNSGFRQEKLWLTLMTSLVALRAL comes from the exons ATGGCACCTGGGAGAGGCTGCTTTGGCCTGGCGATTCTGCTGGCAATTGTGGACATCCAGCTTGGTG GATGCATGACCATCCACAGCTCCTTTTCCCAAGAAGGAAAGCGACTCAGCTTTATCTGTACTCTGTGGCATAAGAAAGAAGAGGCGGAGGGGGTTATCGTGTTTTTTTGCAAGGACAAGTCTGGGGGCTGCTCCCCTGAGAACAGCTTGGAGCAACTGAGACTGAAACGGGATCCTGGGACAGACGGTATCAATGAGACGTCATCTCGGTTGGTGCTCACCATTGACCAGGTCATGCCGTCGGACAGTGGGACCTACCAGTGTTGTGCCATAAGCCAGAAGACAGATATTCGCCTCCAGGGCCATTTCTTCTCCGTTTCAGTCACAG AGACAGGGAACTACACGGTGATGGGACCAAAACAAACAGGACACCACGAGTTCAGCCATAGTAAAGGTGCTTTCAATTCAGGCTTCCGGCAAGAAAAGCTCTGGCTGACACTGATGACCAGCCTGGTGGCCCTTCGAG CTCTATAA